Proteins encoded by one window of Companilactobacillus ginsenosidimutans:
- the lysS gene encoding lysine--tRNA ligase, translating into MNDQLRVRREKLQELYDEGVDPFGSRFERTALAQEIHDKYGDEDKETLEEQDLPVVIAGRMMTKRGKGKVGFADIRDRSGKIQIYVRKDEVGEENYHIFKRSDIGDHLGIHGEIMKTDMGELTIKATHVTMLSKSLRPLPDKFHGLTNIEQIYRQRYLDLIANPDSFDRFKKRTKIISAIREYLDGQGFMSVETPVLNTQAGGATARPFMTHHNALDIDMYLRIALELPLKRLIVGGFERVYEIGRAFRNEGLDTQHNPEYTSLETYAAYFDMYDVMKEVEGMFKHAAEAALGTSKVTYQGEDIDLGKPFKRIKMVDAIKEQTGIDFSQDMDLEQARKLADEKGVHYEEFWGVGHIISEFFDEFVEDTLKEPTFVYEYPLEVSPLAKKSKENPNFTDRFEVYILGHEYGNAFTELNDPIDQRKRFEAQAEERANGNDEAEHIDDDFVEALEYGMPPTGGLGIGVDRLVMLLTDAPSIRDVILFPTMKPEDNSNEEE; encoded by the coding sequence GGTTCACGTTTTGAAAGAACTGCCTTGGCACAAGAAATTCATGATAAATATGGTGATGAAGATAAGGAAACTCTTGAAGAACAAGATTTACCTGTTGTAATTGCCGGTCGTATGATGACTAAACGTGGTAAAGGTAAAGTTGGATTTGCTGATATCCGTGATAGAAGTGGCAAGATTCAAATTTATGTTCGTAAAGACGAAGTTGGCGAAGAAAACTATCATATTTTCAAGCGTTCTGACATCGGTGATCATTTAGGTATTCATGGAGAAATCATGAAAACTGATATGGGTGAGTTGACTATTAAGGCAACTCACGTAACTATGTTGTCAAAATCATTGCGTCCATTACCAGATAAATTCCATGGTTTAACAAATATTGAGCAAATTTATCGTCAAAGATATTTGGACTTGATTGCTAACCCTGATAGTTTTGATCGTTTCAAGAAACGCACAAAAATTATTTCAGCTATCCGTGAATATTTAGATGGTCAAGGATTTATGAGTGTTGAAACTCCAGTTTTGAATACTCAAGCTGGTGGGGCAACTGCTCGCCCATTCATGACACATCACAATGCTTTGGATATCGACATGTACTTACGTATCGCTCTTGAACTTCCATTGAAGAGATTAATTGTTGGTGGATTCGAACGTGTTTATGAAATTGGCCGTGCTTTCCGTAATGAAGGATTAGATACTCAACACAATCCTGAATATACAAGTTTGGAAACTTATGCAGCTTACTTTGATATGTATGACGTTATGAAAGAAGTCGAGGGCATGTTCAAACATGCTGCTGAAGCTGCTTTAGGAACATCAAAGGTTACTTATCAAGGTGAAGATATCGACCTTGGTAAACCTTTCAAACGTATTAAGATGGTTGATGCTATCAAAGAACAAACAGGTATCGACTTCAGTCAAGATATGGACCTTGAACAAGCTCGTAAGTTAGCTGATGAAAAAGGTGTTCACTATGAAGAGTTCTGGGGTGTGGGTCACATCATTTCCGAATTCTTTGATGAATTTGTGGAAGATACACTAAAAGAACCAACATTCGTTTACGAATATCCTCTAGAAGTATCACCTTTAGCCAAAAAGAGTAAGGAAAATCCTAATTTCACAGACCGTTTTGAAGTTTATATTTTAGGCCATGAATATGGAAATGCCTTTACAGAACTAAATGATCCAATTGATCAACGCAAACGTTTTGAAGCACAAGCTGAAGAACGTGCAAATGGTAACGATGAAGCAGAACATATAGATGACGACTTCGTCGAAGCTCTTGAATACGGTATGCCACCAACAGGTGGATTAGGTATCGGGGTTGATCGTTTGGTAATGTTGCTAACAGATGCACCATCAATTAGAGATGTAATCTTGTTCCCAACCATGAAACCAGAAGATAACAGTAATGAAGAAGAATAA
- a CDS encoding ATP-dependent Clp protease ATP-binding subunit — protein sequence MDKVFTESAKNALVLAQEQAKTFHHNAVGTEHILLGLTMENDGIAGITLRDLAVSDRDVQEEIEHLTGYGDTSANAASGIYLPYSPKGQQILSSSENVSNQYSSSRIGTEHILLAILDDSDNLANRILTNLGLSLTKTKNLLLSKMGMTNKTSRRGVGMNQKKKTAQAGTPTLDGLARNLTQLAADNRVDPVVGRSKEVERTIQILSRRTKNNPVLVGEPGVGKTAIVEGLAEAIVAKTVPADMQNKRIMMLDMGSLVAGTKYRGEFEDRLKKIIEEIYADKHVILFIDELHTLIGAGGAEGAIDASNILKPALARGELQLIGATTSNEYQKYIEKDTALERRFAKVYVEEPTAEESIQILDGLRPRYEQHHGLTISDAAVTAAVRLSTRYLTNRFLPDKAIDLIDEASAKVRIHNSEHNNKLEELNSQSLELIDEKNAAILNQDFGKAAQIREKEQDIQEKIEEYKQAEESGKAKKPVVTEEDIAEIIADWTGVPVKQITRKESERLLNLEKELHKRVVGQEDAIGAVSRAIRRARSGMKDPDRPIGSFMFLGPTGVGKTELAKSIAEVMFGSEDNLIRVDMSEYMEQYSTSKLIGSAPGYVGFDEGGQLTEKVRNEPYSVILLDEVEKAHPDVFNILLQVLDDGILTDAKGRKVDFRNTIIIMTSNLGARSLDEDKSVGFGAKDARNDYKEMQSRINEELKKFFRPEFLNRIDETIVFKSLNKEQLKAIAKIMSNNLRKRLAEREIQLSISPSAYDDLVKDGYNPEYGARPMRRTIQREIEDPVSELLLMNNISEGDTIKVGSKKGKLDISVTKGEKKPASKNNKKKLNDNKKGAKV from the coding sequence ATGGATAAAGTGTTTACCGAAAGCGCGAAAAACGCACTTGTCTTGGCTCAAGAGCAGGCTAAGACATTTCATCATAATGCTGTTGGAACAGAGCATATCTTGCTTGGCTTAACCATGGAAAATGATGGTATTGCCGGTATTACTTTGCGCGACCTAGCTGTAAGTGACCGAGACGTTCAAGAAGAAATTGAACATCTTACAGGTTATGGAGACACATCAGCAAACGCAGCAAGTGGAATTTACCTCCCTTATTCACCAAAAGGACAGCAAATCCTTTCTAGTTCAGAAAATGTTTCAAACCAATATAGCTCAAGCCGAATTGGAACAGAACACATCCTTCTTGCAATTTTGGATGATTCTGATAATTTAGCAAATCGTATTTTGACTAATCTCGGATTGAGTTTGACTAAAACAAAGAATTTACTTCTTAGTAAAATGGGAATGACAAATAAGACTTCACGTCGTGGAGTTGGAATGAATCAGAAGAAGAAGACTGCACAAGCGGGAACTCCTACTCTTGATGGTCTCGCTCGTAATTTGACGCAATTAGCAGCTGATAATCGTGTAGATCCTGTTGTTGGTCGTTCTAAAGAAGTTGAGAGAACTATCCAAATTCTTAGTCGTCGTACAAAGAACAATCCTGTATTAGTTGGTGAGCCAGGTGTTGGTAAGACTGCTATTGTGGAAGGACTTGCTGAGGCAATTGTTGCCAAAACTGTCCCTGCTGATATGCAGAATAAACGTATCATGATGCTAGATATGGGTTCATTAGTTGCCGGTACTAAGTATCGTGGTGAGTTTGAGGACCGTCTGAAGAAAATTATTGAAGAAATTTATGCTGATAAGCATGTCATTCTATTTATTGATGAGTTACACACATTGATTGGTGCCGGTGGTGCTGAAGGTGCTATTGATGCATCTAACATTTTGAAACCTGCTTTAGCTCGTGGAGAATTGCAATTAATTGGTGCAACAACATCAAACGAATATCAAAAATACATTGAAAAAGATACTGCTTTGGAGCGTCGTTTTGCCAAAGTTTATGTTGAAGAACCTACAGCTGAAGAATCAATCCAGATTCTCGATGGTTTACGTCCACGCTATGAACAACATCATGGACTAACAATTTCTGATGCTGCTGTTACTGCAGCTGTTAGACTTTCAACAAGATACTTGACGAACCGATTCTTACCAGATAAGGCCATCGATTTAATTGATGAGGCTTCTGCAAAGGTTCGTATCCACAATTCTGAACACAATAACAAGCTAGAAGAGTTGAACTCTCAATCGCTTGAGTTAATTGATGAAAAGAATGCCGCAATTCTGAACCAAGATTTCGGAAAAGCTGCGCAAATTCGTGAAAAAGAACAAGATATTCAAGAGAAGATTGAAGAGTACAAGCAGGCTGAAGAAAGTGGCAAGGCCAAAAAGCCAGTTGTCACTGAAGAAGACATTGCTGAGATCATTGCTGACTGGACAGGTGTTCCAGTTAAACAAATCACTCGTAAAGAGAGTGAACGTCTGTTGAATCTTGAAAAAGAGTTACACAAACGTGTTGTTGGCCAAGAAGATGCAATTGGTGCTGTTTCAAGAGCTATTCGTCGTGCTAGAAGTGGTATGAAGGATCCTGACCGTCCAATTGGTTCATTTATGTTCCTTGGACCTACTGGTGTTGGTAAGACTGAACTTGCTAAATCAATTGCTGAAGTAATGTTTGGATCAGAAGATAACTTGATCCGTGTTGATATGTCTGAGTACATGGAACAATACAGTACTTCCAAGTTGATTGGTTCAGCTCCTGGTTATGTAGGATTTGATGAAGGTGGACAACTAACTGAGAAAGTTAGAAATGAACCTTATTCAGTAATCCTGCTTGATGAAGTTGAAAAGGCTCATCCAGATGTGTTTAACATTTTGCTCCAGGTTTTGGATGATGGTATCTTAACTGATGCTAAAGGCCGCAAGGTTGATTTCAGAAACACAATTATCATTATGACTTCTAACTTAGGTGCACGTTCGCTTGATGAAGATAAGTCAGTTGGTTTTGGTGCGAAAGATGCCAGAAATGACTACAAGGAAATGCAATCACGTATTAACGAAGAGTTGAAGAAGTTCTTCAGACCAGAATTCTTGAATCGTATTGACGAAACAATCGTCTTTAAGTCTCTTAACAAAGAGCAACTTAAGGCAATCGCTAAGATCATGAGTAACAATCTTAGAAAGAGACTTGCAGAAAGAGAAATTCAATTATCAATTTCTCCATCCGCATATGATGACTTGGTTAAAGATGGTTACAATCCAGAGTATGGTGCTCGTCCTATGAGAAGAACAATCCAACGTGAAATTGAAGATCCAGTAAGTGAATTGTTATTGATGAATAACATTTCAGAGGGCGACACGATTAAGGTTGGTTCGAAGAAGGGCAAGCTTGATATTTCTGTAACTAAAGGCGAAAAGAAACCTGCTTCAAAAAATAATAAAAAGAAATTGAACGATAATAAAAAAGGCGCCAAAGTCTAA
- a CDS encoding IS30 family transposase codes for MSISTLSQFERGAIYQLLKDGNSHNEIARRMKLSKSTISNELSRVNPYDPVLAQEHADKMRRHCGRQSILSKDNAILIKQHLELTWSPEQIASELNLCFKSIYNWIYQRLIDFDSELLPDKSRRKKHKHETRGTFKVDETIETRPEEINTRKTFGHWEADTVLSSRGQSKACLATFVERKTRFVWAIKINDRTKESMNSAIKKMKSIFGENIKSITVDHGKEFSGFNDLADYYNLPVYFCHPYSPWERGTNEYFNRKLRWFFPKKTDFNSVSEDELLESLELINNRPLKILGWNTAIETFRDCVLKCSD; via the coding sequence ATGAGCATATCTACTTTATCACAGTTTGAGCGCGGAGCCATATATCAATTATTAAAAGATGGTAATTCTCACAATGAAATTGCAAGAAGGATGAAGTTGTCCAAATCTACAATTAGTAATGAACTCAGCCGTGTCAATCCGTATGACCCTGTTCTGGCACAAGAGCACGCTGATAAAATGAGGCGCCATTGCGGAAGACAATCAATACTGTCAAAGGATAATGCCATTCTGATTAAGCAACACCTTGAGCTAACTTGGTCACCTGAACAAATAGCTAGTGAATTAAACCTGTGTTTTAAATCCATCTACAACTGGATTTATCAGAGGTTGATCGATTTTGATTCAGAACTATTACCAGATAAATCTCGTCGTAAAAAGCATAAACATGAGACACGTGGGACTTTCAAAGTTGATGAAACCATAGAGACGAGACCCGAAGAAATTAATACTCGTAAGACCTTTGGACATTGGGAAGCTGATACTGTCCTATCTTCACGTGGACAATCAAAGGCTTGCTTAGCAACGTTTGTAGAACGTAAGACAAGATTCGTCTGGGCGATTAAGATCAATGATCGTACTAAGGAATCAATGAATTCAGCGATAAAAAAGATGAAATCAATCTTTGGTGAAAACATTAAATCTATAACAGTGGATCATGGAAAAGAGTTCTCAGGATTCAACGACTTGGCCGATTATTACAATCTTCCAGTCTATTTCTGTCATCCATATTCACCATGGGAACGTGGAACTAATGAGTACTTCAATCGAAAACTACGTTGGTTCTTTCCAAAGAAAACAGACTTCAACAGTGTTTCTGAAGATGAGTTGCTGGAATCATTAGAATTGATCAATAATCGACCATTAAAAATACTTGGCTGGAACACGGCCATTGAGACGTTTAGGGATTGTGTATTGAAGTGTTCGGATTAA